A region of Daphnia carinata strain CSIRO-1 chromosome 10, CSIRO_AGI_Dcar_HiC_V3, whole genome shotgun sequence DNA encodes the following proteins:
- the LOC130701523 gene encoding DNA-binding protein HU homolog, whose protein sequence is MKFLFFSLLVLGVSIGSIKGWASEGEAVQKEIKITHEDAVKAPENVKIVANNTSMPITPNTSSIILPAVSPTRKTREANIKPHVTTKAPIRKTREATAGPHLAATKAPTRKAREATAVPHTVASKAPTRKTREATAVPHVAATKAPTRKAREATAVPHVAATKAPTRKAREATAVPHTVASKAPTRKAREVTTVPQAATTKASKSQESTPVPHNAATNAPTRKTREATAVPHAATTKVPTRKTREATTVPHTIATKAPTRKAREATVAPHATTKVPMSKA, encoded by the exons ATGAAgttcctatttttttctcttctggtCTTGGGTGTCTCTATCGGCTCCATAAAA GGATGGGCATCCGAGGGCGAGGCTGTGCAAAAAGAGATTAAAATTACACACGAAGATGCAGTCAAAGCACCCGAAAACGTCAAAATTGTAGCAAACAATACGTCGATGCCCATTACGCCCAACACATCATCGATAATATTGCCGGCGGTAAGCCCTACACGAAAAACCCGTGAGGCTAACATTAAACCACATGTGACCACCAAGGCTCCTATTCGTAAGACCCGAGAAGCTACCGCTGGGCCACACCTAGCGGCTACCAAGGCCCCAACCCGTAAGGCCCGAGAGGCTACCGCTGTGCCACATACCGTAGCCAGTAAAGCCCCAACCCGTAAGACCCGAGAGGCTACCGCTGTGCCACACGTTGCGGCTACCAAAGCCCCAACTCGTAAGGCCCGAGAGGCTACCGCTGTGCCACACGTTGCGGCTACCAAAGCCCCAACCCGTAAGGCCCGAGAGGCTACCGCTGTGCCACATACCGTAGCCAGTAAAGCCCCAACCCGTAAGGCTCGTGAAGTTACCACCGTACCACAAGCTGCAACTACCAAGGCTTCTAAGAGTCAAGAATCTACCCCTGTGCCACACAACGCAGCTACAAATGCTCCTACCCGTAAGACCCGGGAAGCTACCGCTGTGCCACATGCCGCGACTACCAAAGTTCCAACCCGTAAAACCCGAGAGGCTACGACTGTGCCACATACCATAGCTACTAAAGCCCCGACCCGTAAAGCTCGTGAGGCTACAGTTGCACCCCATGCCACCACTAAGGTTCCAATGTCAAAAGCCTAA
- the LOC130701496 gene encoding uncharacterized protein LOC130701496, with product MMAKRSKKMGMKCFRLSDWLSSTELRRLPFYPQIGDEVMYFRQGHELYVNTVKQKKLYEVNPSSLPWSKQTIHQQELVRIICVTYEIEPPRLVCLKLCRLDPRSGSLTKKTFVIKYHDMDEVPDFLVLKQDYDAAITRQWNLFQRFRSLMNDNRGVQMWWEGQFIKREPFNPEFPESMFLCYVIRWDNGDLDRLSPWDLENIDPNRKPCSVGAGVRVLPIEIIRTSYMPGKNDWPPVGDRDSETYRISSGIIQIMDLDVAKHFSAPVDLDEFPTYASIVKYPIDLRTIKARLDHRFYRRVAAVEHDVHRIHTNALLFNDPKKSDIVRNSCITTELCLEIIRNADADVTALYRQYLEGCKKKEAYGKPSATSNLNEGSSQLPLRSSPFNGLVQKQHKTERPTEGTCFAFPLTNVITGSEQTSTPTRIQGQKVTHKANHVVKEHCSTEASTVRSKRYITRKFSSFVNPDGHNTEIGVAMDGHKLDDYSELENIRDKEITSQTREKVIYPEEVKIEHSPKPKKIASISPYTFPSSDESETGDLEENDLPMARNVSRRSRLPLHRTTINNFDAIPLPEPTLSSVSPISSSERSRSKMFDRPKDSSNTYVIDETCNQNSEITITRSVRKQSIDSDNVLIEYLAKRRKISMSEIDVALRRNESGTRNQEDNCMFACRAQHKLATMKSAPRESGSTTRKVKNDNRANPSLELTPLPRTTISPMSHAEKEFSHKSPLSSHQLFSNNCLNLTGIRRKERDSSITFENASIISVPIPIAVSTPIGTRKKYEDSNTCIEQTKPRLLRNVTENEISKQSTWDTYSSRNLCDIKKKNKRKLSSSGSWNISYFEDVAQEQSSTKSPTMEDQPSPPSLLNELPAKEIVAENLHRQFNSSNRKAEEALETVSDRPSNIQRSSKAQVTSLTSEKSFTVRIDAPQPAEFECVNSRNANCQSTSCSISIFKENRYQTAVLSKGNLPYEGQDQSQKQEVIPTSSNLVCIPFCEQFKAPASLLKKTLKKEHRAKCLTNETKCRSKKDNLCEINSDNRSETTDSKKNSSRSKDFLITKILTESKIDIPIEKVTSDKSEIKSRKNKVPGVSGASKIKTHEEPINVSASIEEIMRKYLGNESCDGQAEEPKKGRKKRPLGSKKKYAGKIISKGATTFKDNVENVGDASNNMTTSGKTHMTARKRTSVKDASVSEQLNLVERILRERK from the exons ATGATGGCAAAGAGAAGTAAAAAAATGGGCATGAAGTGCTTTCGGCTTTCTGATTGGTTATCTTCAACGGAGCTGCGCAGGTTACCTTTCTATCCACAAATAGGCGATGAAGTCATGTACTTCAGGCAAG GTCATGAGCTCTACGTAAACACCGTAAAGCAGAAAAAATTATATGAAGTAAATCCGAGTTCGCTTCCTTGGTCCAAACAGACAATTCATCAACAAGAATTGGTTAGAATCATATGTGTAACGTATGAGATAGAGCCACCAAGGCTCGTTTGCTTGAAG ctgtgCCGACTCGATCCTAGAAGTGGATCGTTGACAAAAAAGACTTTTGTGATCAAATACCATGATATGGATGAAGTGCCGGATTTCTTGGTACTAAAACAGGATTACGATGCTGCTATAACGCGCCAATGGAATTTGTTTCAACGGTTTCGGAGTCTCATGAATGACAATCGCGGAGTCCAGATGTGGTGGGAAGGCCAGTTCATAAAGCGTGAGCCTTTCAATCCCGAATTTCCTGAATCCATGTTTCTATGTTACGTCATCAG aTGGGACAATGGTGATTTAGACCGTCTTAGTCCATGGGATCTAGAAAACATCGATCCAAACAGAAAACCGTGTAGCGTTGGGGCTGGTGTACGAGTACTACCGATCGAAATCATAAGGACATCTTATATGCCTGGGAAAAACGACTGGCCTCCAGTAGGGGATCGTGATTCTGAAACTTATCGTATATCTTCTGGAATCATCCAAATTATGGATCTAGACGTGGCAAAGCATTTTTCGGCCCCCGTTGACCTTGATGAGTTTCCTACTTACGCATCCATTGTTAAGTATCCGATTGATCTCCGCACAATTAAAGCAAGACTGGATCACCGCTTTTATCGGCGTGTTGCAGCAGTTGAACACGACGTTCACCGCATACACACCAATGCACTCCTATTTAACGATCCCAAAAAGTCAGATATCGTAAGAAACTCTTGCATCACTACTGAATTGTGCCTTGAAATCATCCGGAACGCGGATGCCGACGTGACAGCCTTATATCGTCAATACCTGGAAGGCTGCAAGAAGAAAGAAGCTTATGGGAAGCCCTCCGCGACATCAAATCTGAACGAGGGGAGCAGCCAACTTCCACTGCGGAGCAGCCCATTTAACGGATTAGtacaaaaacaacacaaaacggAACGCCCAACAGAGGGaacttgttttgcttttcctctAACTAATGTAATTACAGGATCCGAACAAACCAGTACACCCACTCGGATACAAGGGCAAAAGGTCACCCACAAAGCGAATCACGTCGTTAAAGAGCATTGTTCCACTGAAGCATCTACAGTTCGTTCTAAAAGATACATTACACGGAAGTTCTCGTCATTTGTCAATCCCGACGGACATAATACCG AAATCGGTGTAGCAATGGACGGCCACAAACTTGACGACTATTCTGAATTGGAAAATATTCGCGACAAAGAGATTACGAGTCAAACCAGGGAGAAAGTCATTTATCCGGAAGAAGTTAAAATTGAACATTCACCTAAACCGAAGAAAATAGCGTCTATCAGCCCGTATACATTCCCAAGCAGCGATGAATCGGAAACTGGTGATTTAGAAGAGAATGATCTGCCAATGGCAAGAAATGTCTCAAGAAGAAGCAGGTTACCGTTGCACAGGACGACGATAAACAATTTTGATGCCATCCCGCTGCCAGAACCCACACTCTCTTCAGTTTCACCGATTTCATCCTCAGAGAGGTCCAGAAGCAAAATGTTTGACAGGCCCAAAGATAGCTCAAATACTTATGTCATCGATGAAACTTGCAATCAGAATTCAGAAATTACCATTACCAGAAGTGTGAGGAAACAAAGCATTGATTCAGACAATGTTCTAATTGAATATTTGgctaaacgaagaaaaatttctATGTCTGAAATAGATGTAGCACTTCGCAGGAATGAATCAGGAACAAGGAATCAGGAAGATAACTGCATGTTTGCTTGCCGCGCCCAGCATAAGCTAGCAACAATGAAAAGTGCTCCAAGGGAAAGCGGATCGACTACtcgtaaagtaaaaaatgataATCGTGCCAATCCATCACTTGAGTTGACTCCATTACCACGTACTACAATTTCACCGATGAGCCATGCAGAGAAGGAATTTTCACACAAAAGTCCTTTATCCTCCCATCAACTGTTTTCAAATAATTGTTTAAACCTGACTGGAATTCGAAGAAAAGAACGGGATTCATCGATTACATTCGAGAACGCATCCATTATTTCCGTTCCTATCCCAATCGCTGTTTCGACTCCAATCGGAACGCGTAAGAAGTACGAAGATTCGAACACATGTATTGAGCAGACAAAACCTCGTTTGTTAAGAAATGTCACAGAGAATGAGATCAGTAAACAGTCAACTTGGGACACCTACTCATCAAGAAACCTTTGTGacatcaagaaaaagaataaacgaaAATTGTCTAGCTCAGGCTCATGGAATATTTCGTATTTTGAAGATGTAGCACAGGAACAATCAAGCACGAAATCTCCGACAATGGAAGACCAGCCGTCACCACCCTCCCTTCTGAATGAGTTACCAGCGAAGGAAATAGTTGCTGAAAACTTGCACCGTCAGTTCAATTCCTCCAATAGAAAAGCAGAAGAAGCACTTGAAACTGTTAGTGACAGACCTTCAAACATACAGCGTTCATCAAAAGCCCAAGTTACATCTCTGACCTCCGAGAAATCGTTTACGGTTAGAATTGATGCCCCACAACCTGCGGAATTCGAATGTGTCAATTCCCGTAACGCTAATTGTCAATCTACATCTTGCAGCATATCAATTTTCAAGGAAAATCGATATCAAACCGCAGTTCTATCTAAAGGCAACTTGCCTTATGAAGGCCAAGATCAATCCCAAAAGCAGGAAGTCATTCCAACGTCAAGTAACTTGGTTTGCATTCCGTTTTGCGAACAGTTTAAAGCTCCTGCATCCCTTTTGAAGAAAACTCTCAAGAAAGAACATCGTGCCAAGTGTTTAACGAACGAAACTAAGTGTCGAAGTAAAAAAGATAACCTTTGTGAAATTAATAGTGATAACCGGAGTGAAACAACcgattcaaagaaaaattcatccCGTTCCAAAGATTTTCTCATCACCAAAATTCTTACAGAATCTAAAATTGATATTCCAATAGAGAAGGTCACCAGTGACAAATCAGAGattaaatcaagaaaaaataaagttccAGGTGTTTCAGGGGCgtcgaaaataaaaacccaTGAAGAGCCTATTAACGTCTCTGCTTCCATTGAAGAAATTATGAGGAAGTACCTTGGCAACGAAAGCTGTGACGGACAGGCAGAGGAGccgaaaaaaggaagaaagaaacgtcCACTAGgctcaaagaaaaaatacgcTGGCAAGATTATTTCAAAAGGAGCTACCACGTTCAAAGATAAC gttgaAAATGTTGGGGATGCATCGAACAACATGACCACGTCGGGAAAAACGCATATGACAGCACGGAAGCGCACAAGTGTAAAAGATGCATCGGTCAGCGAGCAACTGAACCTTGTAGAACGTATTctacgagaaagaaaatga